The genomic region CCTGAAGATGCTTCAGGTAAGGAAGGCTGCTTTTCTCATTTTATAACTTTAAACCTTCGCCGCCGCCATTGGTTTTTCAGCTTTTCCGCCCAGCCCTTCCCGGGATAGTTATGGGTCCACGCCCAGTAGCGGAAGCCGCGGGCAAAGGGACCGTGGCCGGTAAAGAGGTAGGCGACGGCAATACTGCTAACAGCGGCGAGCGCGAAGAGGAGATTATAACCTAAATAGTTAAAAAAGATCAAGCCGGCATGAATCCAGGCCAGCCACTGGGCTTGGATTGGAATCAGCCCCCAAAACAAGAGCTCCCGGTCGGGGTACAGTTTGGCCCATACCCAAGTCAGACCGGTCAGGGGCAGCCACAGACCGGTAACGGGAATATTCCGGCCAAAAACCCAGGAGACGAAGGCCAAAGCCAAACTGGTCACCCCCGTTGCCAAGCCCAGGAAAAGACCGTAGGTTTGTCCACCCCAGGTGCGTTCCAGGCTGCCGCCGATAAACCATAACCAGAGGAGGGCAAAAAGATCGCCAAGGCCCCAGTTGACCAGAGGATAGGTCAACAGAGTCCAAGGCCGCCACCACCAACGCAATGTTTGAAAACGAAATAAAGAGAAGAGATTGATCCGGAACAAAGACAACAGATGGTGGCCGAGGAAAAGAACGAGACTCAACACAATAATCCCTTTGGTCAGCGGAATATATTCACGGTACAGAAAACGCCGGAAATTCCTTACGTACTGGTTCATCTTTCCTCAAACAACCCCCGTCCACAGTTTTCACATAACGTCACCCCGGAGTCGCCCTTCTTGACCTTTTCCAGAACAGCAGGGGGGATAATCATATGGCAAAAGCCACAGGTTTTTTCCTTGACCGGTACGACGACGATCCCCTTCAATGCTTTGGCG from Capillibacterium thermochitinicola harbors:
- a CDS encoding rhomboid family protein, whose amino-acid sequence is MNQYVRNFRRFLYREYIPLTKGIIVLSLVLFLGHHLLSLFRINLFSLFRFQTLRWWWRPWTLLTYPLVNWGLGDLFALLWLWFIGGSLERTWGGQTYGLFLGLATGVTSLALAFVSWVFGRNIPVTGLWLPLTGLTWVWAKLYPDRELLFWGLIPIQAQWLAWIHAGLIFFNYLGYNLLFALAAVSSIAVAYLFTGHGPFARGFRYWAWTHNYPGKGWAEKLKNQWRRRRFKVIK